One Thermoanaerobacter pseudethanolicus ATCC 33223 DNA window includes the following coding sequences:
- a CDS encoding nucleotidyltransferase yields the protein MGILGIIVEYNPFHNGHLYHLQTSKELTKCDYTIAVMSGNFVQRGEPAIVDKWKRTQMALKAGIDLVIELPVVYATSTAENFAYGAVKLLDSLKIVDCFSFGSEKGDLNELTKIAEILLEEPIYYRKALKEYLKSGITFAKARELALQKVINNNEIEKILQTSNNILAIEYLKSLKKIGSSITPFTIKRKGSLYTSLELKGEFASASSIRKHIFEKGLEGLEKYIPDFTKEILQSSFEKKQGPVSLEEFSNILIYLLRNHIPLNHIFDVSEGLENKIYKASYKTNNVEELMKLVKSKRYTESRIRHILIHLLLNIDKQIFKEFDGPNYIRVLGFNEKGKEMLREIKKKSPLPIITKVSQYKEKLSNTKMFEKDLFATDVYTLAYKNSSIAGLDFIHPLIKL from the coding sequence ATGGGAATTTTAGGAATTATTGTCGAATATAATCCTTTTCACAATGGCCACCTTTACCATCTGCAAACTTCAAAAGAATTAACCAAATGCGATTATACTATAGCAGTAATGAGTGGAAACTTCGTGCAAAGAGGAGAACCAGCAATTGTAGACAAATGGAAACGAACTCAAATGGCATTAAAAGCCGGTATAGATTTGGTAATCGAGTTACCAGTAGTTTATGCTACCTCTACAGCTGAAAATTTCGCTTATGGAGCGGTGAAACTATTAGACTCTTTAAAAATAGTAGATTGTTTTTCCTTTGGGAGTGAAAAAGGCGATTTAAACGAACTCACAAAAATTGCTGAAATACTTTTAGAAGAGCCAATTTATTATAGAAAAGCATTAAAAGAATATTTAAAAAGCGGCATAACCTTTGCAAAAGCACGGGAATTAGCATTACAAAAAGTTATAAATAATAATGAAATAGAAAAGATTTTACAAACATCCAATAACATATTGGCAATAGAATACCTTAAATCTTTAAAGAAAATAGGTAGTTCTATTACACCTTTTACTATAAAGAGAAAAGGCTCTTTGTACACCTCTTTAGAGCTAAAAGGAGAATTTGCCAGTGCCTCTTCTATAAGAAAGCATATTTTTGAAAAGGGACTAGAAGGCTTAGAAAAATATATCCCGGACTTTACAAAAGAAATTTTGCAAAGTTCTTTTGAAAAAAAACAAGGTCCCGTATCTTTAGAGGAATTTTCTAATATTTTAATTTATCTGTTGAGAAATCACATTCCTCTCAATCACATATTTGATGTCTCTGAAGGCTTAGAAAATAAAATTTACAAAGCTTCTTATAAAACTAATAATGTTGAGGAACTTATGAAACTTGTAAAATCAAAGCGATACACCGAAAGCAGAATAAGACATATACTCATTCATCTATTACTTAATATAGATAAACAAATTTTTAAAGAATTTGATGGCCCTAATTATATAAGGGTTTTGGGTTTTAATGAAAAGGGCAAAGAAATGCTAAGAGAAATAAAGAAAAAATCTCCCCTCCCTATAATCACAAAAGTATCTCAGTATAAAGAAAAACTATCTAACACTAAAATGTTCGAAAAAGATTTATTTGCTACTGATGTCTATACTTTAGCTTATAAAAACTCCTCTATCGCCGGCTTAGATTTTATACATCCTTTAATAAAACTTTAA
- the ylbJ gene encoding sporulation integral membrane protein YlbJ — protein sequence MKNTFLNIFISFLILMVLSLILFPKEALEAAKGGINLWLFTITPSLLPFFIGSELLLQLGVVHFLGTFLEPIMRPLFNVPGSGSFAMAIGYTSGYPVGAQVISRLWEENLCTTEEAERLMSFCNNSGPLFMLGAVAIGMFGSPKSGYIIMASNYLAAITTGLLFRLYKKNSYKKPPSIKNLLNAAIKKMYYTREQNKKSLSTILSEAVFKSTNTIIIIGGYVILFSVVIELLKLYKILDFLSYFISPIFLLLGFDKSLIPAFLSGLLEITVGSNLISQVSAPLEQKVVLVSAIIAWGGISIHGQVLGVIAKTKIKYFPYFIAKTIQFFLAALYSHWLLSVIKIQEENAISHVFNPYTYKNSWDLFQFSSIIFIIVTLTILFFAIAIKQYLQQH from the coding sequence TTGAAAAACACCTTTTTAAATATTTTTATTTCTTTTTTAATTTTAATGGTACTATCTTTAATACTTTTCCCTAAAGAAGCATTAGAAGCCGCCAAAGGCGGTATAAACCTTTGGCTTTTTACTATTACTCCTTCTCTACTTCCTTTTTTCATAGGTTCAGAGCTTCTTTTACAATTAGGAGTAGTACATTTTTTAGGCACTTTTTTAGAACCTATAATGAGGCCCTTATTTAACGTGCCGGGAAGTGGCTCTTTTGCGATGGCAATCGGATACACTTCCGGCTATCCCGTGGGGGCTCAAGTAATATCAAGACTTTGGGAAGAAAATTTATGCACAACAGAAGAAGCAGAAAGACTCATGTCCTTTTGCAACAATTCAGGCCCCCTTTTCATGTTGGGAGCCGTCGCAATTGGCATGTTCGGTAGTCCAAAATCCGGATACATAATCATGGCTTCTAATTACTTAGCAGCTATAACCACTGGACTTCTCTTTCGTCTCTACAAGAAAAATTCTTATAAAAAACCTCCTTCAATAAAAAACCTTTTAAATGCCGCCATCAAAAAAATGTATTATACAAGAGAGCAGAACAAAAAAAGTTTAAGCACTATACTGTCAGAAGCTGTCTTTAAATCAACAAATACTATTATCATAATAGGAGGGTATGTTATACTTTTTTCGGTTGTAATAGAACTTTTAAAACTGTATAAAATTTTGGATTTTCTTTCTTACTTTATATCTCCTATATTCTTATTATTAGGTTTTGACAAAAGTCTAATACCTGCTTTTTTAAGTGGCCTCTTAGAAATAACAGTAGGTTCAAACTTAATAAGCCAAGTTTCTGCACCTTTAGAACAAAAAGTAGTATTAGTAAGCGCTATAATAGCATGGGGCGGAATATCGATACATGGACAAGTGTTAGGAGTAATAGCAAAAACAAAAATAAAATATTTTCCTTATTTCATTGCAAAAACAATCCAATTTTTTCTTGCGGCTTTATACTCCCATTGGTTACTCTCTGTAATAAAAATTCAAGAAGAAAATGCAATTTCTCACGTTTTCAACCCATATACTTACAAAAATTCCTGGGACCTATTTCAATTTTCTTCAATAATTTTTATAATTGTCACTTTAACTATCCTATTTTTTGCAATAGCCATAAAACAATATCTACAACAACATTAA
- a CDS encoding ATPase has translation MSNFDGLEVLNLLEELEDIIENSSSIPLSNKVLINKEEVLDLIRQIRIKLPDEFKRAEWIKQERQRILLEAQQEAEMIIKEAEQKIKEMVSESEIVKKAEKTAAEIISTAQANAKEIRLGSREYADELLAKIESQVSEILETIKRNREELKGNK, from the coding sequence TTGTCAAATTTTGATGGTTTAGAAGTTCTTAATCTTTTAGAAGAATTAGAAGACATTATAGAAAACAGTTCTTCTATTCCTCTTTCTAACAAAGTTTTGATAAACAAAGAAGAAGTTTTGGACTTAATAAGACAAATCCGAATAAAATTGCCAGATGAATTTAAAAGGGCGGAATGGATCAAACAAGAAAGGCAAAGAATTCTTTTAGAGGCACAACAGGAAGCAGAAATGATAATAAAAGAAGCTGAACAAAAGATTAAGGAAATGGTGAGTGAAAGTGAGATAGTTAAAAAGGCGGAAAAGACGGCAGCAGAAATAATTTCTACTGCCCAAGCTAATGCAAAGGAAATAAGGTTAGGAAGTAGAGAATATGCTGATGAATTACTTGCTAAAATTGAGTCACAAGTGTCTGAAATATTAGAAACTATTAAAAGAAATAGAGAAGAATTAAAAGGCAACAAGTAA
- the coaD gene encoding pantetheine-phosphate adenylyltransferase, with translation MKTAIYPGSFDPVTYGHIDIIERGANLFDKLIVAVLLNPSKKPLFSVEERVELLKAVTYDISNVEIDYFDGLLVDYAKKVKANAIIKGLRMVSDFEYEFQMALINKKLNPSLETIFLMTNAKYGYLSSSVVKEIAQFGGCLSEFVPDIVAQKLMEKFSR, from the coding sequence ATGAAAACTGCAATTTATCCAGGGAGTTTTGATCCAGTTACCTATGGACACATTGATATTATAGAAAGAGGAGCAAATCTGTTTGATAAGCTGATTGTAGCTGTGCTTTTAAATCCCTCGAAAAAGCCCTTATTTTCGGTGGAAGAAAGGGTAGAGCTTTTAAAAGCGGTAACTTATGATATTTCTAATGTAGAGATTGATTATTTTGATGGTTTATTAGTAGATTATGCTAAAAAAGTCAAAGCTAATGCTATAATAAAAGGCTTAAGAATGGTATCTGACTTTGAATATGAGTTTCAAATGGCACTGATCAACAAAAAATTAAATCCTTCTCTTGAGACGATTTTTTTAATGACTAATGCAAAGTATGGATATCTAAGTTCCAGTGTGGTAAAAGAAATTGCTCAGTTTGGCGGTTGTCTTTCTGAGTTTGTGCCGGATATTGTGGCTCAAAAATTAATGGAAAAATTTTCAAGATAA
- the rsmD gene encoding 16S rRNA (guanine(966)-N(2))-methyltransferase RsmD, with translation MSLRVIAGKLKGRKVKSLEGNEVRPTADRVKESLFNILMNKIEGSIFLDLFAGTGNIGIEALSRGAQFCYFVDKSLKSIKCIRENVTELNLVPFAKILHRDVLKVIEMLDKNNTKFDIIFLDPPYYQNLVDKTLIKLGEAKVLKEDGIVIAEHHKNDKVREMYGNLVKIRENKYGETILSFYKEEI, from the coding sequence ATGTCTTTGAGAGTGATAGCAGGTAAGTTAAAGGGAAGAAAGGTAAAATCTTTAGAAGGCAATGAAGTGCGTCCAACTGCCGATAGAGTTAAAGAATCCCTGTTTAATATATTGATGAACAAAATAGAAGGAAGTATTTTTTTGGATTTATTTGCGGGTACAGGAAATATAGGCATCGAGGCATTAAGCAGAGGGGCCCAGTTTTGCTATTTTGTAGATAAAAGTTTAAAAAGCATAAAATGCATAAGGGAGAATGTAACTGAATTAAATTTAGTACCTTTTGCTAAAATACTTCATCGAGATGTTTTAAAAGTTATCGAAATGTTAGACAAAAATAATACAAAGTTTGATATAATATTTTTAGATCCCCCTTATTATCAAAACCTTGTTGACAAAACTCTTATAAAGCTTGGAGAGGCTAAAGTTTTAAAGGAAGATGGCATTGTAATAGCAGAACACCATAAAAATGATAAAGTAAGAGAAATGTATGGAAATTTAGTAAAGATAAGAGAAAATAAATATGGGGAGACAATATTATCATTTTATAAGGAGGAAATATGA
- a CDS encoding alpha/beta-type small acid-soluble spore protein — translation MAVGSETKNPLVVKEAKQVMSQWKYEIANELGITPPADGYWGNLTSRDCGAVGGHMVRKMIQMAESQMASKGTWK, via the coding sequence ATGGCTGTAGGATCAGAAACCAAAAATCCTCTTGTTGTAAAAGAAGCCAAGCAAGTTATGAGCCAATGGAAGTATGAGATAGCTAATGAATTAGGAATAACTCCTCCAGCTGATGGTTACTGGGGCAATCTCACATCAAGAGATTGTGGTGCTGTAGGTGGCCATATGGTAAGGAAAATGATACAAATGGCAGAAAGTCAGATGGCCAGCAAAGGAACTTGGAAATAA
- a CDS encoding alpha/beta-type small acid-soluble spore protein: MAAGSETKNPLVVKEAKQVMSQWKYEIARELGITPPADGYWGNLTSRDCGAVGGHMVRKMIQMAESQMASKGTWK; this comes from the coding sequence ATGGCAGCAGGATCAGAAACTAAGAATCCTCTTGTGGTAAAAGAGGCAAAACAGGTTATGAGCCAATGGAAATATGAAATAGCAAGAGAATTAGGAATAACTCCTCCAGCTGATGGCTACTGGGGCAACCTCACATCTCGCGATTGCGGTGCTGTAGGTGGCCATATGGTAAGAAAAATGATACAAATGGCAGAAAGTCAGATGGCCAGCAAAGGAACTTGGAAATAA
- a CDS encoding DegV family protein, whose product MEKIAIVTDSLSDIPEDLVKTYRIFIVPLTINIDGVSYKDGVDITKEEFYGLLKEGKMPTTTQASPVEFMEVFKDLLKSYDYIIAIILSSKLSGTYQSAVIAKDMVDPKRIEIIDSRHYSLGNGMLVLQAAKMAVAGASREEIVQKVYDLIPKIRYIMAFDSLDYLYRGGRLPKSQAFIGNILNIKPILMNDDGELKIVDKVRGQKKVIRWMIDYMKNTGIDFTDREVGLIHTDKEEFLNEIEAALRSELGITKFLRSRAGCGIGTHAGPAAVGVFFEEK is encoded by the coding sequence ATGGAAAAGATAGCAATTGTTACAGATAGCTTGTCTGACATACCTGAGGATTTAGTGAAAACTTATAGGATATTTATAGTTCCTCTGACTATCAATATTGATGGTGTAAGTTATAAAGATGGGGTAGATATAACAAAAGAAGAATTCTATGGGCTTTTAAAAGAGGGAAAAATGCCTACAACTACTCAAGCTTCACCAGTAGAATTTATGGAAGTTTTTAAAGATTTGTTAAAAAGTTATGATTACATAATTGCCATAATTTTATCTTCAAAATTAAGTGGTACTTATCAATCTGCTGTGATTGCGAAAGATATGGTGGACCCAAAAAGAATTGAGATTATCGATTCAAGACATTATTCTTTAGGAAATGGCATGTTAGTTCTTCAAGCTGCTAAAATGGCAGTTGCAGGGGCTTCTAGGGAAGAAATTGTTCAAAAAGTGTATGATTTAATCCCTAAAATTAGGTATATAATGGCTTTTGATTCTTTGGACTATCTATACAGAGGAGGACGTCTACCTAAATCACAGGCTTTTATAGGAAATATTTTGAATATAAAGCCTATTTTAATGAATGATGATGGGGAATTAAAAATAGTAGATAAGGTTAGAGGTCAAAAAAAGGTTATTCGCTGGATGATTGATTATATGAAAAATACAGGAATAGATTTTACAGATAGAGAAGTTGGATTAATTCATACAGATAAAGAAGAATTTTTAAATGAAATAGAAGCCGCCTTAAGAAGTGAGTTAGGAATAACTAAGTTTTTAAGGTCAAGAGCTGGCTGCGGAATAGGTACCCATGCAGGGCCTGCAGCAGTAGGAGTGTTTTTTGAGGAAAAATAA
- the recG gene encoding ATP-dependent DNA helicase RecG, which yields MPLNLDIQYVKGVGPKRAKLLKKLGINTVEDLLFYFPKDYENRSDILKIEDLKVGEKQTFRGYIAGSPREIKTSKVIITKVPVKDGTGAVELVWYNQPYIKNNFKIGEEYIINGKLQFKYGQLIVENPVLEKSEDFKLNTGRIVPIYGLTEGLTQNAIRKIMFNALHDYVQEVEEFFDEEFLSEKGLMDIKNALININFPQNEAYLEQAKYRFKYQELFLLQMALFLMKRSVKEKKGIKFEQADLKPFLMGLPFKLTLAQIKVLKEIIADMNSHKVMNRLVQGDVGSGKTVVAACSMYIAVKNGYQVAMMAPTEILAKQHYYTLKELFRNTDIKIGLLSGSISPSNKKEVLEKIKNGDYDIVVGTHALIEDNVIFNNLGLCITDEQHRFGVRQRALLTQKGENPDVLVMTATPIPRTFALILYGDLDISIIDQLPPGRKKVKTYVISSSVREKAYEFAMKEVKKGRQVYVVCPLIEESDKINAMSAEIVYREIYKDAFKEAKVGLLHGKMADSDKEKVMEEFVNGKIDILVSTTVIEVGVNVPNATVMIVENAERFGLAQLHQLRGRVGRSEFQSYCILISYSNSDIAKKRLGVLAQTSDGFKIAEKDLEIRGPGEFLGLRQHGLPEFKIANIFEDIDVLKRVQKDVEELLEKDPKLENYPKLRSILLNQFYQKLEGIILN from the coding sequence ATGCCTTTGAATCTGGATATTCAGTACGTAAAAGGAGTTGGACCTAAAAGGGCAAAACTTCTTAAAAAATTGGGAATAAACACAGTAGAGGACTTATTATTCTATTTTCCCAAAGATTATGAGAATAGAAGCGATATTTTAAAGATTGAGGACCTAAAAGTTGGGGAAAAACAAACTTTTAGAGGTTACATCGCAGGTAGCCCGAGAGAAATAAAGACTTCAAAAGTCATCATAACTAAAGTGCCTGTAAAAGATGGGACAGGTGCAGTAGAATTAGTCTGGTATAATCAACCCTATATAAAGAATAATTTTAAAATTGGTGAAGAATATATAATAAACGGCAAATTGCAATTTAAATATGGGCAGTTAATAGTAGAAAATCCTGTTTTAGAAAAAAGTGAAGATTTTAAATTAAACACTGGAAGGATAGTTCCTATTTATGGGCTTACAGAAGGGTTGACGCAAAATGCTATCAGGAAGATAATGTTTAATGCGCTTCATGATTATGTACAGGAAGTGGAAGAGTTTTTTGATGAAGAATTTTTATCTGAAAAAGGATTAATGGATATAAAGAACGCACTAATTAATATAAATTTCCCCCAAAATGAGGCATATTTAGAACAAGCAAAATACAGATTTAAATATCAAGAACTTTTTTTGCTGCAAATGGCCTTATTTTTAATGAAAAGGTCTGTCAAAGAAAAAAAAGGAATAAAATTTGAACAGGCAGATTTAAAGCCTTTTCTTATGGGATTGCCTTTTAAATTGACTTTGGCACAGATAAAAGTTTTAAAAGAAATAATTGCAGATATGAATTCTCACAAAGTGATGAATCGCTTAGTGCAGGGAGATGTGGGCTCTGGTAAAACAGTTGTTGCAGCTTGCAGCATGTACATTGCTGTCAAGAATGGCTATCAAGTGGCAATGATGGCTCCAACGGAGATATTGGCAAAACAGCATTATTATACGTTAAAAGAGCTTTTTAGAAATACTGATATAAAAATTGGGCTTTTGTCTGGTAGCATTTCACCTTCTAATAAAAAAGAAGTATTAGAAAAAATCAAAAATGGAGATTATGATATTGTAGTAGGGACCCATGCACTAATAGAGGATAATGTTATTTTTAACAATTTAGGACTTTGTATAACTGATGAGCAACACCGATTTGGTGTGAGACAAAGGGCGCTTTTGACACAAAAAGGTGAAAATCCCGATGTTTTGGTTATGACAGCTACACCAATTCCTCGGACATTTGCTCTCATTCTTTATGGAGATTTAGATATATCAATAATTGACCAATTACCTCCTGGAAGAAAAAAAGTTAAAACATACGTTATTTCTTCTTCTGTGAGAGAAAAAGCCTACGAGTTTGCAATGAAGGAAGTAAAAAAAGGAAGGCAAGTTTATGTAGTTTGTCCACTAATTGAAGAATCGGATAAAATAAATGCGATGTCTGCCGAAATAGTATATAGAGAAATTTATAAAGATGCTTTTAAGGAAGCTAAAGTAGGACTTTTACACGGTAAAATGGCGGACAGCGATAAAGAGAAGGTTATGGAAGAGTTTGTAAATGGAAAAATTGATATTTTAGTTTCGACTACAGTAATAGAGGTGGGAGTAAATGTACCTAATGCAACAGTGATGATTGTAGAAAATGCAGAAAGATTTGGACTTGCACAGCTTCACCAATTGAGAGGTAGAGTTGGCAGGTCAGAATTTCAGTCTTACTGTATTTTGATTAGTTATTCTAATTCTGACATAGCTAAAAAAAGACTGGGAGTTTTAGCTCAAACTTCTGATGGATTTAAAATTGCAGAAAAAGATTTAGAAATAAGAGGGCCAGGTGAATTTCTAGGATTAAGACAGCATGGACTTCCTGAATTTAAAATTGCTAACATTTTTGAAGACATAGATGTTTTAAAGAGAGTGCAAAAAGATGTAGAAGAGTTACTGGAAAAAGACCCTAAACTTGAAAACTATCCAAAGCTAAGAAGTATTTTACTTAATCAATTTTATCAAAAATTAGAAGGAATAATATTAAATTAG
- a CDS encoding DAK2 domain-containing protein, producing MLKYLDGKTLKNMMIASSNYLFNNKGEVDRLNVFPVPDGDTGSNMAYTMQYAAKELEKSQDTIREVLDAISKGTLMGAKGNSGVILSQIFRGFSKRLRDTKKITPCDFAEGLKAGVEVAYKAVMRPVEGTILTVCRETAEEAEKICKQIENFEEFFTKIIEAAEKSLQNTPNLLPVLKEAGVVDSGGMGFVYVLKGMFEGVKGNKIEPIEVLEEIVTNQQVVEDLRFLYCTEILVKTKKSYAEAILKEKFGRFGDSLVLVSEEDILKVHVHTNNPGLVLEEGLKIGELIKVKIDNMKIQHESLVSEERKPEKKYGVLVVANGQGVKNLFSELGCDVIINGGQTMNPSTNDILEGIKKINAENILVFPNNKNIIMACEQAKALSNKKVEIIPTNNFNEAITAIVNIDTEKSLEENVARIKEILSNIKTIEVTYSIRDTQINGFEIKKGDVLGFINDSLESVGKDYNKVAQELIYKALDEDSSLVSIYYGEQVTKEKAEELKNSLSVDADVEIYFGGQPLYYYVISIE from the coding sequence GTGTTGAAGTACTTAGATGGAAAAACTTTAAAGAACATGATGATAGCAAGCTCTAATTATCTTTTTAACAACAAAGGAGAAGTTGATAGACTTAATGTTTTCCCTGTTCCAGACGGTGATACTGGCTCTAATATGGCATATACAATGCAGTACGCTGCAAAAGAGTTAGAGAAATCACAAGATACGATAAGAGAAGTTTTAGATGCTATTTCTAAAGGCACTTTAATGGGAGCAAAAGGTAATTCGGGAGTTATTTTGTCCCAGATTTTTAGAGGTTTTTCTAAACGACTTAGAGATACAAAAAAGATAACTCCTTGCGATTTTGCAGAAGGCTTGAAAGCTGGTGTAGAGGTAGCTTATAAAGCAGTTATGAGACCTGTAGAAGGCACTATTCTCACAGTATGTAGGGAAACTGCAGAAGAGGCTGAAAAAATATGTAAACAAATTGAAAATTTTGAAGAATTTTTCACAAAAATTATTGAAGCTGCAGAAAAGTCTTTACAAAACACTCCCAATCTCTTACCAGTTTTAAAAGAGGCTGGAGTAGTTGATTCTGGTGGAATGGGATTTGTTTATGTACTAAAAGGGATGTTTGAAGGGGTTAAAGGAAATAAAATTGAACCTATAGAAGTTTTAGAAGAGATAGTAACAAATCAGCAAGTTGTGGAGGATTTAAGATTTTTATATTGTACAGAAATATTAGTCAAAACAAAAAAGAGTTATGCAGAGGCTATTTTAAAAGAGAAATTTGGAAGATTTGGAGATAGTTTGGTGTTAGTTTCGGAGGAGGACATTTTAAAAGTTCATGTGCACACTAACAATCCTGGATTAGTATTAGAAGAAGGGCTTAAAATAGGTGAACTTATAAAAGTAAAAATTGACAATATGAAAATACAACATGAAAGTTTGGTAAGTGAAGAGAGAAAGCCTGAGAAAAAATATGGAGTTTTAGTTGTAGCTAATGGTCAGGGAGTTAAAAATCTTTTTTCAGAGCTGGGCTGTGATGTTATTATAAATGGTGGGCAAACGATGAATCCTAGTACAAATGACATTTTAGAGGGTATAAAAAAGATAAATGCGGAAAATATTTTAGTTTTCCCTAATAATAAAAATATAATAATGGCTTGTGAACAAGCAAAAGCCTTATCAAATAAGAAAGTAGAAATAATCCCAACAAATAATTTTAATGAAGCTATAACTGCCATCGTAAATATTGATACTGAAAAAAGTTTAGAGGAAAATGTAGCTAGAATAAAAGAAATATTAAGTAATATAAAGACAATTGAAGTTACTTATTCAATAAGAGACACGCAAATAAACGGTTTTGAAATCAAAAAAGGAGATGTGTTAGGTTTTATAAATGACAGTCTGGAATCAGTAGGAAAAGATTATAATAAAGTAGCACAAGAATTGATTTATAAAGCTTTAGATGAGGATTCTTCATTAGTTAGCATATATTATGGAGAGCAAGTTACAAAAGAAAAAGCGGAGGAATTGAAAAATTCTCTTTCCGTAGATGCAGATGTGGAAATTTATTTTGGAGGTCAGCCGCTTTACTATTATGTTATATCAATAGAGTAA
- a CDS encoding Asp23/Gls24 family envelope stress response protein → MIQIKNKYGVINISNDAIAAITSRAVAECYGIVGLGRRGANGLIEIFKTENSGRGVKVLATEDGVTLEVYIVVLYGVNIKTVSANAIEKVKYAVEKFVGVKVENVIINVQGIKVDN, encoded by the coding sequence ATGATTCAAATAAAAAACAAATATGGAGTAATAAATATCTCAAATGATGCAATTGCTGCTATAACCAGTAGAGCAGTAGCGGAGTGTTATGGGATAGTAGGCTTGGGGAGGAGAGGAGCAAATGGATTAATAGAAATATTTAAAACAGAGAATTCTGGCAGAGGAGTCAAAGTTTTAGCCACAGAAGATGGTGTAACACTGGAAGTTTATATAGTTGTCCTATACGGTGTAAATATAAAAACTGTTTCAGCGAATGCTATTGAAAAAGTGAAATACGCTGTCGAGAAATTTGTAGGAGTAAAAGTAGAAAATGTAATAATAAATGTTCAGGGAATTAAAGTTGATAATTGA
- the rpmB gene encoding 50S ribosomal protein L28, whose amino-acid sequence MLKCDICGKGPLAGYQYSHSHRKSIRKWKPNIKKVRAIVDDTPVRLHVCTKCLKAGKVQRAL is encoded by the coding sequence ATGCTTAAGTGCGATATTTGTGGAAAAGGGCCTTTAGCAGGCTATCAATATAGCCACTCCCACAGAAAATCTATAAGAAAGTGGAAACCTAACATAAAAAAAGTAAGAGCTATAGTAGATGATACTCCTGTTAGACTCCATGTATGTACAAAATGCTTAAAAGCAGGAAAAGTACAAAGGGCATTATAA
- a CDS encoding thiamine diphosphokinase has translation MKVLIISNGDIKDYNFYKKLIKDADMVICADGGANHAYRMKLKPHLIVGDLDSIKEEVLEFYEKEGVRIEKYPPMKDETDTQLAMLKAIELGAREITFIGVIGERIDHSYANLSLLLYLLKRNIKGKIVNEMNEIYLINKFIEVEGKKGELLSLLPYSKEVNGIYTKGLFYGLSGQSMDLEMPYGISNVFTDNKATIEIEEGLLLVIKPRE, from the coding sequence ATGAAGGTCTTAATTATTTCTAATGGGGATATAAAAGATTATAATTTTTATAAAAAGCTGATAAAAGATGCAGATATGGTTATATGTGCAGATGGTGGAGCAAATCATGCCTACCGAATGAAACTAAAACCTCATTTAATAGTGGGAGATTTAGATTCAATAAAAGAAGAAGTTTTAGAATTTTATGAAAAAGAGGGGGTAAGGATAGAAAAATATCCACCCATGAAGGATGAGACAGATACACAACTGGCAATGTTAAAAGCGATAGAATTAGGTGCAAGAGAAATCACTTTTATAGGAGTAATTGGTGAAAGGATTGACCATTCTTATGCAAATCTTTCACTTTTGTTGTATCTCCTAAAACGCAATATTAAGGGTAAAATTGTAAATGAAATGAATGAAATATATTTGATTAATAAATTTATAGAGGTTGAAGGTAAAAAAGGAGAACTTTTATCTTTACTGCCTTATTCAAAGGAAGTAAATGGAATATACACTAAAGGTTTGTTTTATGGTCTTTCAGGTCAAAGTATGGATTTAGAGATGCCTTACGGTATAAGCAATGTTTTTACAGATAATAAAGCTACAATAGAGATAGAAGAAGGGCTTTTATTAGTGATAAAGCCAAGAGAATAG